The sequence below is a genomic window from Amia ocellicauda isolate fAmiCal2 chromosome 6, fAmiCal2.hap1, whole genome shotgun sequence.
TGGCCAAAATCACAACTACATGACTTTACTACATCACTGACCTAGTCTGTTCTCTACACACATAacattgaatgtatttttgtatcttGTTGCAGTTGGTATACATCTTCAGCCTAAGAGCTGCTGCCCTGTTTCATGTcaggtcattttttttttaatttttttttggggggggggggggttctgatGACCCCCATGGTATTACTTCTATGTTGTGATCATGAATGAGCATTAACAATTTGTCACATCTCCACATGCTGTGCAGGGGCTGAAAAATAGAACTGTAAAAGAATGccagtaaaataattaaacaacacaaatgtattcaaattgtaAAAAGCCCCCATATTTATTTCCACAGATActatattatgaaaatatttttaCAACATTCCTTAGAAAATGCACCTCTCCATGGCTCTTCAAATACAGTTATAAACATTCTGCTATCaaagataaaatatatatatatatatatatatatacctacagTTATTCTGCAGGCTTAGATAACATCCTTGAACATGTTTTCAAACAGGGCAGGGCATTTCCAAAATGGTTTCAACTGGGCAATTCAAATGGTCTGTAAAGACGCATCCCTGAAACGAGCACATTGAAGATTGGAGCGCAGCGTTCCCATATTCACACGTGTGTATTTTTCCCAAGTGATGGAGAATGTTTTGGAGTTAGGAGATAGATTTAAAGAGCAACAGCAGGCTTCTGAAAAGTACAACACTACCATAATCTCCACATCTTACTTCAAATATGTatgtttcaatatttattttttcatgatgACCTTTTAAACTTCTAAATCCTACACAGTGCGTCAGCTTCGGTTGGCCAGACAGTGTGGCTTTGAGGTCGGGGCTTATGTGATGTCACTGCAGCACCATCTCCTCTCAGAATGGAGAGCGGCTTGCTTCTTGCATTACACTTAAAAGGTTACCACACATGGTTAAAAAAATGATGGTTTTAGGCATCTTTACATGTTGCTGTAGTGTATAAATAAGATGTATATAACTCTTTCAGATCATTTCTATAATACAAGCcacttttaaaactttaaaatgtaaaacttaatGGTGGATATCAAAAGTCAGCATGTATGCTTTTTCAGGATTTAAAGATGTGttgatgtgttgtgttttctggctagcagaaaaatgacaaaaacaccAGATTCATCTTCACCGCTGCAAGTCAGATTAAGTTTTGGCAAGAAGCAAGCCTTAATAATAACTTCAAAAACTTGTCAAACAACAAGTGTGCCCTGTTACATCAAATCAGTTTTTAAACACATCCTCTTTAAACTCTTACTTTGTGAAGCATTAAACATACATTCCAGTCAACTAAACAAACTGAGAGATAACATCAGATAGGCTTTTCAATATTAAAAGAAAGGGAAGTACACACTTTACACTGCTTCGAAACTTCTTAAATGTACCTCATATGCATAAGCCAAATAAGGTCtgatattaaatacaaaatctgtAGTACAATCTGAATCCTATAACCCTGAATGTGTATGCATGTTATTTCAAATGCATCTACGAAAGTGCATTATTTAataggttttgttgttgttgttgttgttgttgttagtgtATACAAAGGGCCCCCCTTAGTGGCACACTCACAGTACTGCCGAGAAGAGCCCATTACACTAAACTAGCAGGGAGAGAAGCAAGTAAGGAGATCAACTGGCTTAACGGTCGTTCTCCTAATGGTCTTTTCAAAAGCTTGGAATCTAAGTAAAAACTCTCAGAATTAGGCacatattatttaattagaCAACCTATATTTTGCAGGAATATGCACAGATAATGCAATGTATAGCTCTTTAAAACTAATAAagcacttttcattttttttgttataaagTTACTATTCATTGTATTGTTAGAAATTAGTTTTATGCATATTATTAATTTACCACACAATTAATTTTCCTTTCATGAAGTTGATTGAGATTTAAATTGATTCATTGGGTTGTTACTGCTGTGTCGTCAGTCATGCCGTTTATCTTGTAGGTTACCTAAAAAACTACTTTTAAAGGTATTCTTCTCTTCGAAGTCCTTTCAAAGCCATGTTGTTGTCCTAcgataaatacatgaataaataaatacatttatattcttATGAAAAATGCCATCTTTATTTACTGCaaatttattttcactttttgtttttaaaagaacaaagttacaatttaaataaacatacataaaataattcctgtagttacaaaatattgtgcTTGTTATGAATAATTGTagctaatataatatattataatttaatacaaGTTTTCACTTACAGTCCATGTATGTGTAGGGTTTGGCACTGAAATACTCTTCTGGTGTGACCGTTTTAATCCCTCCAAAGTAATCCAGCACCCAGACTTTGGTGATGTTAAACTTTGCAAAAAACCAGCCGTGGTCTGAGGGCCAGTCTACCATCTCAGGGTGCCGGCTGAACAGGGCCTGCTTGGCCACTGGGGCCTCCGCAGTGTCGTTGACCTACAGCACAGAACAACAGCCCTGCGTCACAGCTGGACATAAGCATGACTGCGCATCACAGCACTGCATCTGGGATGTAAATCTCAAAGTCGGTATCTCAAATGTGCACTAAACTTCAGGTATATTTTCCAATGAGGGGTTTTTCTCCTATCTCAAATAGATTAAATGACCAAAAAAACTACACAACCTCTTGTGCACCTTTTCTGCTGCTGTTGGAGTCCCTTATGGGACTGCCATGAGCATCCAGGTGGTAATATCTTGCATGTGTTCCTGCCCTTTAAACAACAAGATCAGTCCTGGACACTGGGGTGAACACCAAAGGCTGATCCAGGAGAAGCTACTGATGTTTAGTTCATACCTCAACTACTGATCCAGAGAAGATGATGTGCGCACACAGGGGGCTCTGGGGGTCGTAGTGATGCTTCTGGCAGTATTTTGTCTCAGCTAATGACATGGAGAGGGAGGCTATAGGGCTGACCTGCAAACACAAAGACCCAACGCCATAGTGTCAGGGTGGAAGGACACAGGCTACTGTGAAATGAAGGCATATACCCTCACGACAGCGTCCTCCAAACAACCGAGATGCGTTTGTCTTCCTATTAACCAGAGCTAAAAATGGAAGTGTACAGATGAAATAAACAACACGTTACACAACTTTTCACATGAATGGAGAAAAGTAGGAAGTAAGGCTCTGTTGATCTTAAGTGTCTTTTTCTAAACCTAATAACACAATCAGCTTAGGTGATAAGTATCTGAAGATATGTTCTCTCTGCTagtgtcaatacagtgtatctGAATGAACAgatctataaaaaataaatactgaagcAGTACATCTGTATATGCACCATATGCTGCAGGGAGAAACTGCTTACTCATGATTACCAATAGGAAAACCAGTGGTATCAGCTTAAAAAAACAGCCGAGTCATGACGGTTCATGCTCTTATCACTTTTTCATGAGACACTTTCCTTGTAAAACATTCTAAACGTTTgaacacaattttatttttaaatgaccaaGCCCTAAACGAAAACAGCAAAATATGCATCTATTTATTCATGTGCGTCCACATGTCATTTCATATAGATTTAAGATTcgttgttagttcaattaatgattcaattaagcaattaaggtctcagttggaacaaaaaacatcagGACAGGTgttactccaggaccggtttgggaatccTTGCATAAGAATATTTAGACATGTGTTTTTAAcgcatttaatataaaaagaaatacCATTTTGACAACAGTTGACAACCACCTAAACATCTAGTATTCAGCACGTACTTCAATCAACTAAAAGTGACCTACAGCCCATATACATGTTGTGCTTTGTAAATACCTGCAGATCCTGCACGGAAATCTCGATGTTGGTCAGATACATGTACGGCACCCCGGTCCCATTGCCGGGCGGGCCGTCGCTGATGGAGAACACGTTGGAGAAGGGCTGCCCCTTCACCGGGTCGTGTGTCGAGATCGTGGCCATCGATGCCCAGTCGCACGCATTGGCCACGAATCTGGCCACTCTGGCGGCTTCGTCATGAGGAGGGATGCCGTGCAGAGCGCCCGGGAAGACGGAGAAGAAGAACAGCATCAGTCCCATCCCCATGTGTACCATTGTGGCTGCTTGTCCTCTGTGCACTAGCGCTACAAAGCTTACAGCATTCCCCTTGACTGTGGCACCAAAGCTGTGCGTCTAGTTTAGAAGTGATCTCTGACGGTCATGTGACCCAGCTGTGCAAAAGTCATGTGACACGCAATAACTGCAGAGCCTGCACG
It includes:
- the creg1 gene encoding protein CREG1; translated protein: MVHMGMGLMLFFFSVFPGALHGIPPHDEAARVARFVANACDWASMATISTHDPVKGQPFSNVFSISDGPPGNGTGVPYMYLTNIEISVQDLQVSPIASLSMSLAETKYCQKHHYDPQSPLCAHIIFSGSVVEVNDTAEAPVAKQALFSRHPEMVDWPSDHGWFFAKFNITKVWVLDYFGGIKTVTPEEYFSAKPYTYMD